In Acipenser ruthenus chromosome 1, fAciRut3.2 maternal haplotype, whole genome shotgun sequence, the genomic stretch taatagagAATTATGAAACAATAATatgatacatattttatttttaaaaagtgtcatGTATATTATCTGACACAGATCCTCCGCTATTTTCCACTATTCCAGAAGTTATGTTTTTGCTCGCTTCACACAGCCAATGAGttctttttaaacattcaaaagACCAGCCTTGTCAAACGAGAAACTGAACTCGACAACTTCCCCTAAAACAAGAAGCAGTGCGCCGGTGCAGCAGCAGTCTAATGTTATGATTGGTGTGTTGATGATTCAATCATAATGACGAGTGTACCCCACCACGTGTTGGCTACCCTATTTCGTGATTGGCCCGTTCGTATCATTGACAGGCTTGTGGGTCCCATTCGCGCTTTATGATTGGCTGTATTTCcgagtttaaatttaaaatgtactggacAGAAAACAACGCAGTCTGCATATAAGTGGattgagaaagagagacagactgCTCCGATCAGATTCCAGCGTTAAGGAATCAGTTTGTTATATTAATTTGAGACAGTTTGACAAGAAAGTCAAGGTAAACAGGTAAGATAttaatttgtttgatttataGCTACATAGTTCAGTTTATATCTCCGTCATTAATCATATCGTAATGTGGTAGAATTTAAGAAGGTTGGTGATTGGATTAACGTTATTTTTAATAACGCATATGTTTTCTGAAGTCTATCATTAATCTTTTTGATAATTGTATTAGCCGTACAAAACGGCTATTCTGGTGAAGAGGGCAGTTTTCAAAAGAATAAAATTGATTTGAACTACATTTTGTAAGCAGTGACACTGGCATCAAATTTGTTCTGACCCACTTTCACATGTTGCTTTTTTCTTTACTGtatgcatttaatttattttaatatcgaGATCGGTCAATGTGAATCGTTAATGCGTGATTTGATTGTGGTTTTCTGTAACATCATAATCTGCTCTGTGATTTGTTGGGTGCAGTGTGAGATCCCAGTCTGAGTATGAAACTCCCTAACTCCGGAAGGCAAATGACGTCTCATCATATTAGTGTTCAAAATAAACTCTGCCAGCCAATGCCTGCTTTATTCAGTACTATTTAGGACATTGTTACCATACAGCCATATCGGTCTGTACCTACTGCTGGCAGTGGTAGacgtttatttattaatatttctcTGACGAGTGTGTGAGAAGTCACGGGTTTAGTCTGCTGTGTTGTTGCAGAACATGAACGCGCTAGCTTCTTTTCTGTTTAGGTAAATCACATGCCACAGACGGGTTCAATGATTTTCCTTTTTCGTATTGGTCAATTAAAAGGCATTGACGTCAGCTGATCACGTTGTTTGTCAGCGATTTGATgggaacagaaaaaaataaaaaataatccttGCCCTACCCCAACATTGTCAGGGTCAGAGTCACATCCAGATATGTTAAATAGAAGTGTCTTAATCTCCTTCCGTAATTTCACTTTAAATCTGTAATAATTAATGAAGCATCAAAGTCGTGTTAACATTTTGCATTCTGTCAGCCTCTTCCCCTTCATGGCGTGTATTCCCTCCTCCTGTTCATGTTTTCTCTCTGATGTTTGTTTTCACTTCATATACTACCCATGGGGGAAGAGGGGAGGACAAACTGGACAGTAGGCTGGTAAGAATAATAAATTGGGGCGAAAGATTTGTAGGGTTAATGGGAATTCTCCCAATCCGGTCAGTGCCTAGGGATGCTGGTaacaacattattaaaataaacttggTTTCATGGCAGATTggttcactttagtttttttttttttaggacttcCAGCCATTTTGACTAATATGGAAAGCAGCTGCATTTTCATGCAACTGCTGGgacttggtgtgtgtgtgtgtttctggtttgCTACAATAAggttttttaatattaaattgtGCATGGCTGCATTTGCCTTGCAACTAGCCCACCTGATCTCGTGAAATAATTTAGCATTCCTCACAGCAGTTTAGTAGGGTTGTTGCATGTTGCTACAGTACAAACTGGGtagtatatacatatacaaactATAGTATATACATGACTGAGTAACTTTTGGGTGGTTTTagaaaataaactgtttaaacaTACACATCCCCTGCAAATTATAGTTTGACCGAAAGCTGtctgaatgctttttttttatgggATATACAGTTTGTCTATACTAGTGTGTTCAATAACCTCAAATTTCACACTTCTGATGTAATAATTCACAACTCACTGTTCATTCACCCCCACTCTGGGAAGATAGGCATTTCAAATCtacctgctcctctctctctctctctctctctctctctctctctcataaaaataaaaagttgtaaaGGCCTTGTGTTTACTGTTTGTGCCGTTATCTGGCCACGCAGCTGTGAAGCAGACACCATGGGTGTGGTTACTGTATCATACATTCACACGCTTTCCTTTCTAGAATGAGTCTGATTGCAGTGAACGATGAGAACTTGGGAGTTGATCCTTCGAGTAACTGCATCAGTTCAGTGACGTGCGACTTCCTTTGCCTGCCTCAACAACCCACAGGGAGACCTTCTATCCTGCGGCTGTCCCAAAAAGAGAACATGCCTCCGAAAAGCCTGATGAAGGATGTGAAGGTAGGAAAACTGTGATACTTTATGCAGTGAAACTGTTTCAAGTTTTGCCATTGCAAGAATTAGTAAGAGTTCTTGgtcaaatgttgtttttattgtgaaGGGATTACAGTGTTATCCAGCATGATTTGATGTATCTTGCTTGCTAGGATCTATTTAAGTGACAATCCACCTGATTTGTAATCGTTTTCTTAATTACAGTATAAAACTAATTGAACCTTGCACACTACCTCCACCAGTCAAGTTAAAGTATTTCAGCATATCATACAGAGGTGGGGTCTattataattacaatttcaattgTTTGAAATTacaatactgttttgtttaattagttaattatgctgcagtaattacaattgcaCTAAAGTAACAAATAGCTACACTAACATGTATTCTGTTTATTCAATCAAGCAGTagtcacaggtacaaatacagaaacatactctAATGTTTTCTGAAACCAACagggtcactaaaagtggttaAAAATCAAAGGAAAGTTTGCTCAGTGTTAACCACAACATGGAACTGATTAAGCTTGGGAAGTTGTGTAATTTAACTGATTGTTCAGTTATATGGTAAATACAATTATgtaggtgtgccaaggttcaatttcaattacattgtaattgcaattaattacaagttacacaattacaattctaaTTGAGCCCAGGTTTGAAAGGTTTTAGTTCTACAGTACTGTAGctgatttaaataaaaccaaTATCTACAATATATTGGATATATATGTACTTTTATGGTTCCACAGAATGATAGTTTCTAATGCAATACATTTTGATGACCAAGCTCCAGTgttaattaatttgaaatatcCCCATGTATCTTGAATTAAACTGGGTATACTTTGAAAAATCACTTTTACTGTGATGTGACTGAAGTCTTATCAAAATATGTGCCTAGGTGGCTGAACATTAAAGTTAATTTCTTGTACAAACTTGAAAACTGAAGCTGTTCCGCGTTTATCCTTTATCTTTAGGTATGCTTTCAGACACCGATGCGGGATCCTGTCACTCGCAAGATTGTGTCTTCCGCTAGCAAGCTGGAGAGCAACTTCACATTGGATGATTGCACAAAGGCTTTAGAAAAGCTATCtttgaaaacaaaccaagctaaaaCTGCTAAGTAAGTTGATGGACTGTTTCTAGGTACATCAGTCTGCTTTACCAATTGCATATTGCCAGAGCAATTTAAGACAAAACTAAGATTTTTCTGTTGCTTACCcagctttttctttttggttATATGCAGTTTATAAATGAGTAATGTTAAGATCAAATGATTTTTGCTCTTTGCATACCTATATGAAAATATCTAGTTACAAATGAATAATAATGCAAGCAAATAGTAGAACATGGCTATGATTTAAGAATAAAAAATTAAGTTTTTAAAATAGATGTCTGTAGCTTCTCTTAGGttaagagcttttttttttaatagcaacaTTTCAGTCTTCTATTTAATGTACAAAGAAGCATTACAAACAGTTTAGCCTTATATCTacttttttggtttatttagttGAATCTTTTGAATTGTCATTCTAAAGTGGCAATTCAGCAATCCTTTACAAActatgaacaaaaaacaaatgccaCACAACTATGCAGAAGTGGCATGGGATATGTGTGTTAATCAAATGGTAGTCAACTTGGAAGCTCTTGTATTACTGTGAAAAGATTTAGTAGTGTGCAGAGACATAAAgtgcatgtgtttttgtttttttttaatttgtgtattctTTACAAATCTTATTGGGTTCAACCAAATGGGTTCTTGTAAATATTCTCAACATTGGCTTAGGTGGATTAGCATTATAATAGATTCTTCAGACCAGCTGCTATGCCTAGCTGTCACAGAGATGTGCTATAACAAAAGGAGAAACGGATGATGGTTGCAGTTGGACCTTTGTGCAGAGCTTGGATGTGGAAGTGTCTGGGTTGTGAATGCTGCACAAacctcttttgttttgttttttatggatACTGTGTGAAGAGGTTTGTAATCGGCAAGTAGCTTAAATTAAAATTTAAGTTTAGCTGTGCTTTCTAATTTTAAAAGATCCAATGTGCAGAATATACAACAGTTCTTGTGAAAGGCTAGCTGCAACACATTTTGGGAATATGCGTGTCGCATGGTATCTTGCATCTCCGGTCAGTTTGGCTGTATGGACTTGGGCTGTTCGAAACAGCAGCAGTCACAGTCTGCAGTTCATACAGTTTTTGATGTCCACTGGAAAAAAGTACTGGTAAGCCTTTTCTATTTGGAGTTAGAAATTGCAGGATGTAGGCTTTTGTCTAGCTTTAATTTCTGAACTGTTCAGAAATCTTATTCAGCTGTAACTTTCATACTAAATTGTCGCATCCATATTTTTACTGAAGCCAGTTTTGTAGGAGTTTGGAAGTGCCTGTGAATGTATTGACACCTgtctttgatttatttattttttttgcagtacttCTGCACACATTGAAAATAAGAAGAATCAAGATAGTGAGTGCAAAGCAGGTAATGTTTAAAAATCTTGCGTGTCAAATAGGCACTTGCTAATAAAGGTCTAGAGCAGTGGTACTTTGTTCAAACCATGTACCTAACTATTAAACTGAATCGATTAAACCCCtgatcatgtttaaaaaaaaaaaaaaaaaaaaaaaaaaaaggggtgggggggtggttaGCTTTAGCCTATTTAACCTGTACTGTATTGACACTTCAGGATTGGAGTTGCTTGTCATTGTTTAGAGTTTGGGTGTGAATTCCTTATCACTGCAGAACTAACGTCTACCCTTTGGAGAGCCAACTTCAGCTTCAGTACTGTTGATTTAGAAATGTACAATTTGTGTACTGGATTCACACTTTATGTTGCAACTGGGACATTTTGAACATGGCAGACCCTTTTGCTGTTTCAATTAGATTGATGGGTTTAACTAGTGGCTGAGgctaattctttctttcttttctttcttttctttctttctttctttctttctttctttctttctttctttctttctttctagatGCAAATGATATCAACACAACAAATGAGGAGGCGCCTTGCCCAGAGGAACTACCTGTTCAAAGCAAAGGAGCGTACACCATTGACTTTGACCACCTTGATTCCATCAACCCCTTTAAGAGTGGTGGTGGTCAAATGGGGATTTCCACTCCTAAAGTAGGAAATTCACCAGTTAAAGTGTCAAAGACCCCAGAACAGAAAAAATCCCCTGTCAAAGTGACAAGCCCTGAGAATATAACTCAAGGTGAATTATCATTGGAAGATACACTTCCTGTTACCCCGAGGCTGGATAACTCAATACCTGAAATAGAACCTCAGAAATTGGTAGAAACTACCAATGACACTTGCAGCCCTGTTTCTGTTAAAACAGATGCTTCAAGCACTGAGTTGTCTTGTGATGTACCTGGTGAAGATGCAGAGACGGTAGTTTCCAAGGCAAGCTACAATCTGGATTTGGACAATCTGGATAAGATGAACCCCTTTTCATCATCTTCAATGGTGAACAACTCCCCTCCACCGGCTATAGGATCTTACAACCTTGACATTGATGTTGATTCCATTGATCCTTTCAAGTGCGGTGGTTCAAAGCTCCAGAACTCGCCCATTGGTGGTGGTTCCAAGCCACCCATTGAAAGGTCTTCATTAATGAAAGATGTCCCTGAAAAGCTGAAATGCAACAAGCCTCTTGAAGCCTCTGATTACCCTCTGAAGAAAGATGAACCTGTTAATCTAGAGTACAGCAGGCCCATGACTGAAACCTCTCCACCAGTAAAAGACGAACCTGTAAAAGAAACCAGCAAGCCTCCCACAGAAACTTCTTCCCCAGTGAAAGATCAACCTATGAAGCTGGAATTTAATTTTGATGACGGCAAGGCCAAGAAGAAACCACCTAAAAACCTTGGCAAGAGACCCCCTGGGACCAAACTGTCTGCCAAGAAACCGGTGGCACCCACTGAAATAAGAGAACCTCCCAAATCGCAGGAAGTTCAGGATAAACCAGCTGATGACAATATTCCCCTTCCAAAAGCCTGTTATAATTTTGACTTTGACAAGTTTGATGACCCCAATTTCAACCCCTTTGGGACTGATGCGAAAATAAACAGTTCTCCAAAACCAGAGGCTAATGCCACTTCAGGAGCACCAGCTGAAGAAAAGGCTGAGGCTGCATCTCAGGTTTCAGAGCTCCCAAAGCTTGAACTTCATGAAAAACCAGTTAAAGATGAATCTTCTGCAGTGCCAACGTAAGTCGTTTGGGAGCGAGTTCTTGTGTGGATGAGGGTAACTGCATGTTGGCAGAAAACTGTCCctattataaaatgtgtgtgaTCAAAAGTTTCATAGAATTGGTTCAGCAGTACTGCTTCTGGTGGACAAGCTAAAATTCTGTGCATAGCGGGTGAACGGTCAACAAATGACGCTACATTTTGCATGTGTGTTTCAACATTATCTACTTTTTACAGGTCAGCTAAAGTACCTACCTTGACAGAGAACGCAACACCAGCAGCCGAGGTAaaagggtttttatttatttatttatttattattatttttttaatatgactTAACCAAAGTACAGGCTTTGGTTTTATGAAGTTGGGTGATTTTTATTAAGCTTTCAGATCTAAAATGTTGTGCCGAGCTTTCACATTCAGCCAGCTTCAACATATAGGCCTAAAGGCTGTTTATGGAAGTTTTAAATAAGTTGGGCTGTGGAACTGTAGCTGTTCCTTGTGCAAGGATTCTAATTTGGTTACTGTGATGTAaatgctgctgctttttttttattaaagccatatGAATTGTTTGTTTTGAAGGAAGTGGTGCCAGAACCCCCAAGCAGTAATCCTGCCATTGAAGAGGACAAGCTGGCATTAGACAATGGAAATCTGACCATGGCGATGCCAATGATGCGAAGAAGTGTAGCAGAATCATTTATGGACTGCACTGCATCTAACCATGGCATTGCAGCGGATGAATCATTCAGGCCAGGAACAGACTGTATGATGTTTTGGCTTCTTTCTCACTCGAGTCCCCTgtactttcattttaattgtataattgCATTCAGTAACATATCTCTCCTGTCACTGCTGTAAATTTTAAAGCTCTTGGTATGATAGTTGACCATGATGTACATCCACACTATATACAGAATACCAAGTTTCAGTATAATGTGATGAGATTATCCAGCTATATGTCAAAATGTAAGTGATATGTAGATACATAAAGCTTCGATGTCATTACAGGTTTTGCAAGactaaatgagttaattctgtCTGCTTCAGTTCTAGCTTCGGGTTTTAATGAGCCAGTTGACTACCTGGAACAGTTTGGAACATCTACGGTAAGTATACCTCCAATGGTAATCCCAGTACCACTGCAACTCTATATGGCTCCCTGTTGAGTACCCACAACATTTTAAAGTAgatcttttaaaaacattttttcccATTTCAGTTTAAAGAATCTGCGCTGAGAAAGCAATCCCTGTACTTGAAGTTTGACCCATTGCTGAAAGAAAGCCCAAAGAAATCTCTGCCTACAATGTGCAATGGCATACCGCTCCCGTGTTCCGTCCTCTCCAGGTACATTTAAAAAGGAGTCTGGTTAAAATGGACCACCTGTGATCACCTGCAAATTGTGATGTGGTTTTGTCGCAATCCATTGCTTGTAACTTTCTTTATTAGTTGATCACTTAATTATAAATGCCTGTATTGGATTTTAGGTTTGGTGACGTGTGGGATTTGCCAGCCGGAGTTGAAAACAAAGTGCAGAGTGAGCAAAAGCCTAAGGAAGTGAATATTCTTGAAACATCCCCAGTGGCTGTAAGTATTGCATTTTTGAAGGTAGAAATTCAAAATTTCCTGGAGGtgtacatttaaccctttgcggtccatttattaatcgcgcgtcaggcacgccaggaataattaattttcacacgcgcagttaattttatacgcgctgtttaaaagtattttttttcacagtcaaacgggtttaaatggccctgcatatcaacaaagcacacactaggcatctccagcccctccccagccttttgtttgctatagcgttcagctgtgtaagaaataaataataataataatagtcgtacataccgatcgatcatctccagatcactcgttttatcaccaaactcctcaataatgcgatcaaagtcattattttattactataacatctgaaaaaagctctgcaaatgtccatgatagtctcagtgcgctgacgcacttagccagcttgtttattatggacgcccattatctgatacctgataccatgtatgactattcatgaaatacgcctttttttttttttttttttttttttttttcccgacttgtctcggctcctgtcgctaccactcggcaattgaatggttttctcggctttttccggagaaaaaacgactaaacacccgtttattgcgttgctataatgatgtcggacccagtccgacaatggaccgcaaagggttaaataacagTAGTGCAAATGACTGGTATTACTTTTTGTCTTCATACTGCCTGTGTTCATATGTTCATTCaatagaatatattttatttgttgatGCTGTATTGGAAGCTAACTATTCAAATCAATCAGTTGGATTACATTTTTACTTTGCTACAAATGTTGAATCTGACATTCTAAATGAAGTCTTATTTTTTATTCCTCAGGGGACGGCTCCTCTGGTGCCTGTTGTGCCTAGTGCCATAAACTCTCTTGTCCCTGACTTTTCCCTCCCCCCTGGTAATGCAGAAGATGCTATTATTGAAGTCTTAAAATACAGTCAAAAAGACATGGATGCTGCCATTGAGGAAGTTGGACGAGAGGTACAAATTAAATGGCCAATAAGTTTGTCCGGGTGCAACCTGACCTTTTGCGTAATGACATGCTATCCataagtacagctatggccaaaagttttgcatcacctagaattttaggattgagacaatgtgtaaaaaaaacaaaacttatgaacataatttagatcttgtatttaTCATTTAATCAAAAATATCACAattctactggaagccataatacagtatttcatgttatattttgaaatgtcacattcttTAATTTGTCAgtaatatggaaaactacagagcaGTATGTccaatatattaacataacattcagcaggttttaatcaactttatgaagcaaaatgtacaTAGCTGTA encodes the following:
- the LOC117420841 gene encoding transforming acidic coiled-coil-containing protein 3-like isoform X2 codes for the protein MSTGKKYCTSAHIENKKNQDSECKADANDINTTNEEAPCPEELPVQSKGAYTIDFDHLDSINPFKSGGGQMGISTPKVGNSPVKVSKTPEQKKSPVKVTSPENITQGELSLEDTLPVTPRLDNSIPEIEPQKLVETTNDTCSPVSVKTDASSTELSCDVPGEDAETVVSKASYNLDLDNLDKMNPFSSSSMVNNSPPPAIGSYNLDIDVDSIDPFKCGGSKLQNSPIGGGSKPPIERSSLMKDVPEKLKCNKPLEASDYPLKKDEPVNLEYSRPMTETSPPVKDEPVKETSKPPTETSSPVKDQPMKLEFNFDDGKAKKKPPKNLGKRPPGTKLSAKKPVAPTEIREPPKSQEVQDKPADDNIPLPKACYNFDFDKFDDPNFNPFGTDAKINSSPKPEANATSGAPAEEKAEAASQVSELPKLELHEKPVKDESSAVPTSAKVPTLTENATPAAEEVVPEPPSSNPAIEEDKLALDNGNLTMAMPMMRRSVAESFMDCTASNHGIAADESFRPGTDFLASGFNEPVDYLEQFGTSTFKESALRKQSLYLKFDPLLKESPKKSLPTMCNGIPLPCSVLSRFGDVWDLPAGVENKVQSEQKPKEVNILETSPVAGTAPLVPVVPSAINSLVPDFSLPPGNAEDAIIEVLKYSQKDMDAAIEEVGREVQEKQKVIDEWQEKYNKLRADYVIMETIVAEFESTIAQIVDDGQKQKEAAIAEIQKVNEEKQQVLLDLSSMEKSFSDLFKRFDKQKEVIEGYRKNEETLKRCAQDYLARIKKEEQRYQTLKAHAEEKISLANEEIAQVRTKSKAENAALQATLRREQMKIQSLDRSLEQKAKENEELTKLCDELIMNVQKGGARQ
- the LOC117420841 gene encoding transforming acidic coiled-coil-containing protein 3-like isoform X1; translation: MSLIAVNDENLGVDPSSNCISSVTCDFLCLPQQPTGRPSILRLSQKENMPPKSLMKDVKVCFQTPMRDPVTRKIVSSASKLESNFTLDDCTKALEKLSLKTNQAKTANTSAHIENKKNQDSECKADANDINTTNEEAPCPEELPVQSKGAYTIDFDHLDSINPFKSGGGQMGISTPKVGNSPVKVSKTPEQKKSPVKVTSPENITQGELSLEDTLPVTPRLDNSIPEIEPQKLVETTNDTCSPVSVKTDASSTELSCDVPGEDAETVVSKASYNLDLDNLDKMNPFSSSSMVNNSPPPAIGSYNLDIDVDSIDPFKCGGSKLQNSPIGGGSKPPIERSSLMKDVPEKLKCNKPLEASDYPLKKDEPVNLEYSRPMTETSPPVKDEPVKETSKPPTETSSPVKDQPMKLEFNFDDGKAKKKPPKNLGKRPPGTKLSAKKPVAPTEIREPPKSQEVQDKPADDNIPLPKACYNFDFDKFDDPNFNPFGTDAKINSSPKPEANATSGAPAEEKAEAASQVSELPKLELHEKPVKDESSAVPTSAKVPTLTENATPAAEEVVPEPPSSNPAIEEDKLALDNGNLTMAMPMMRRSVAESFMDCTASNHGIAADESFRPGTDFLASGFNEPVDYLEQFGTSTFKESALRKQSLYLKFDPLLKESPKKSLPTMCNGIPLPCSVLSRFGDVWDLPAGVENKVQSEQKPKEVNILETSPVAGTAPLVPVVPSAINSLVPDFSLPPGNAEDAIIEVLKYSQKDMDAAIEEVGREVQEKQKVIDEWQEKYNKLRADYVIMETIVAEFESTIAQIVDDGQKQKEAAIAEIQKVNEEKQQVLLDLSSMEKSFSDLFKRFDKQKEVIEGYRKNEETLKRCAQDYLARIKKEEQRYQTLKAHAEEKISLANEEIAQVRTKSKAENAALQATLRREQMKIQSLDRSLEQKAKENEELTKLCDELIMNVQKGGARQ